The following proteins come from a genomic window of Plectropomus leopardus isolate mb chromosome 11, YSFRI_Pleo_2.0, whole genome shotgun sequence:
- the nucb2b gene encoding nucleobindin-2b yields MVRSKALVHCGLVLLSLWLCIQSVPISVDKTKAKPEEEDLGAPQSAETGLHYDRYLREVIEYLEKDPHFKEKLKNANMDDIKQGKLSKELNFVHHNFRTKLDELKREEMNRLRMLIKAKLDIQGGNGRTVDHQALLKQFDHLNHQNPSTFEVEDLDRLIQSATKDLENFDKDRHDEFKRYEMMKEHERRERLNAMDEEDRKKEEQHYEEMRKKHADHPKVNHPGSEDQLKEVWQESDGMDPDNFDPKTFFKMHDTNGDGYFDESELEALFTKELEKVYNPENEEDDMVEMEEERLRMREHVMNEVDTNKDRLVSLSEFMAATKKEEFLEKDEWETLDQNPLYTEEELREYEQHLVNEENDIHQKSVELQKQREELERKQEELNAQRLGLQQAVEEMERIKAEVKQPVAPVAEGEPAPLIPGNSQPLPPGHQQQDVPVPGHS; encoded by the exons ATGGTGAGGAGTAAAGCCCTGGTTCACTGTGGGCTGGTTTTGCTGAGTTTGTGGCTGTGTATCCAGTCAGTGCCGATCAGCGTGGACAAGACTAAAGCAAAGCCTGAAGAGGAGGATCTGGGGGCACCACAGAGTGCT GAGACTGGGCTGCACTACGACCGCTACCTCAGGGAAGTCATCGAGTACCTCGAAAAAGACCCCCACTTCAAAGAAAAGCTCAAAAATGCCAACATGGATGACATCAAA CAAGGCAAACTTTCCAAAGAGCTGAACTTTGTCCACCACAATTTTCGGACCAAGCTGGACGAGCTGAAGAGGGAGGAGATGAACAGGCTGCGCATGCTCATCAAAGCCAAACTTGACATCCAAGGCGGCAACG GCCGGACTGTGGACCACCAGGCCCTGCTGAAACAGTTTGACCACCTCAATCACCAAAACCCCAGCACTTTCGAGGTGGAGGACCTGGACCGTCTCATCCAATCG gCAACCAAAGACCTGGAGAACTTTGACAAGGACCGCCACGATGAGTTCAAGAGGTATGAGATGATGAAGGAGCATGAGAGGAGGGAACGTCTGAATGCCATGGATGAGGAGGACCGCAAGAAGGAGGAGCAGCACTACGAGGAGATGAGAAAGAAACATGCCGACCATCCGAAAGTTAACCACCCG ggcaGTGAAGACCAGCTGAAGGAAGTGTGGCAGGAGTCAGACGGCATGGACCCAGATAACTTTGATCCCAAGACCTTCTTCAAAATGCATG acaCCAATGGAGATGGCTACTTCGATGAGAGTGAGCTTGAGGCCCTCTTCACAAAAGAG CTGGAGAAGGTGTATAACCCCGAAAATGAAGAAGACGACATGGtggagatggaggaagagagactGCGAATGAGAGAGCACGTTATGAACGAG GTGGACACCAATAAAGACAGACTTGTGTCACTGAGCGAGTTCATGGCGGCCACGAAGAAGGAGGAGTTCTTGGAAAAAGATGAGTGGGAG ACTTTAGATCAAAATCCCCTTTACACCGAGGAGGAGCTGAGAGAGTATGAACAGCATCTAGTCAACGAGGAGAATGACATCCATCAGAAGTCGGTagagctgcagaaacagagagaggagctggagaggaaacaggaagaACTTAATGCCCAGAGGTTGGGGCTACAGCAG GCAGTAGAAGAAATGGAGAGGATAAAAGCTGAGGTCAAAC AGCCGGTAGCTCCCGTAGCTGAAGGTGAACCAGCACCACTTATACCAGGAAACAGTCAGCCGCTGCCCCCTGGTCACCAGCAGCAAGATGTCCCAGTGCCCGGACACTCTTAG